A part of Lactobacillus sp. ESL0700 genomic DNA contains:
- a CDS encoding nuclear transport factor 2 family protein: MTEADLQRTKIIKDYFASWVKRDFTQVPEWFSPEIFYRECYGATYQGLHELIVWLAASLPKQTVLEWRIDDIEITNKNKFVVTWFFHAKDEKEYAFDGVSLIEFKGNKIIKVSEYSAKHELTRPYKNH, encoded by the coding sequence ATGACAGAAGCAGATTTACAAAGAACAAAAATTATTAAAGATTACTTTGCTTCTTGGGTTAAACGAGATTTTACTCAGGTACCAGAATGGTTTAGTCCAGAAATATTTTATCGTGAATGTTATGGTGCCACATATCAGGGTCTACATGAGTTGATCGTTTGGTTAGCTGCCAGCTTGCCTAAGCAGACCGTCTTGGAATGGCGCATTGACGACATTGAAATCACAAATAAAAATAAATTCGTTGTGACGTGGTTCTTCCATGCTAAAGACGAAAAAGAGTATGCCTTTGATGGTGTTTCACTAATTGAATTTAAGGGTAACAAAATTATTAAGGTTAGTGAGTATTCTGCAAAACACGAATTGACAAGACCATATAAAAATCACTAA
- a CDS encoding helix-turn-helix transcriptional regulator, producing the protein MTIGKLLKKYRTQQHKTQEKWVGNIISRSYYTRIEKDLHHLSAEDLIKLLHYNNISVINFFSELDESDQQIYNQEQIFNELINNAYYSNSKKN; encoded by the coding sequence ATGACTATTGGCAAATTACTTAAAAAATATCGTACACAACAACATAAGACACAGGAAAAATGGGTTGGCAACATTATTAGTCGTTCATATTACACAAGAATTGAAAAGGATCTTCATCATCTTTCTGCGGAAGACCTAATAAAATTACTTCACTACAATAATATTTCTGTCATAAATTTTTTTAGTGAATTGGATGAAAGTGACCAACAAATCTATAACCAAGAACAAATATTTAATGAGCTTATCAATAATGCATATTACTCAAATTCCAAAAAAAATTAG
- a CDS encoding MraY family glycosyltransferase, producing MTYLNIFILSFFVVVLTIPVSIIIAKKLNFFDFPIGRKKHENPTPLLAGVNIYTSFSISVLMVSHSTKNINLVLLSGIILLIGLYDDYKKTKCQDLSAFKKGSLQLLVAGLTYLSGIGIHSIVLPFSRLRISFSPIVSFFLTIIWIFGIMTVINFSDGIDGLAATIVFISAITFFIILMIKGFYLDSYYCMALAGCCLGYFIYNKYPASIFMGDCGSSFLGYILAVISLDGMLKQASISTILVPIVCLSLPIFDNIFVIFSRIKDKQPIYIGDRKQLHYRLLDKGMSVKKAWLYLVMYSLLASFITLLIIIFK from the coding sequence TTGACTTACTTGAATATTTTTATTTTGTCTTTCTTTGTTGTAGTTCTGACAATTCCAGTTTCCATAATTATAGCTAAAAAATTAAATTTCTTTGATTTCCCAATAGGTAGAAAAAAGCATGAAAATCCGACACCTCTACTTGCAGGGGTAAATATTTATACTTCATTTAGTATTTCTGTATTGATGGTTTCTCATAGTACTAAAAATATTAATTTGGTTTTATTATCTGGTATAATTCTCTTGATAGGCTTATATGATGATTATAAAAAAACAAAATGCCAAGATTTATCTGCTTTTAAAAAAGGTAGTCTTCAACTTTTAGTTGCTGGATTAACTTATTTAAGTGGTATAGGTATTCATTCAATAGTTTTGCCTTTTAGCAGGCTTAGAATTAGTTTTAGTCCAATTGTTAGTTTCTTTTTAACTATTATTTGGATATTTGGAATTATGACTGTAATAAACTTTAGTGATGGAATAGATGGTCTAGCTGCAACAATAGTTTTTATTTCGGCGATTACATTTTTTATTATTTTAATGATCAAAGGTTTTTATCTGGATTCATATTACTGTATGGCGCTTGCTGGATGTTGTTTAGGATATTTTATATACAATAAATATCCGGCTTCTATATTTATGGGTGATTGTGGTTCATCATTTTTAGGTTATATACTTGCAGTTATATCTTTAGATGGAATGCTGAAGCAAGCTTCAATTTCAACCATATTGGTTCCAATTGTTTGCTTGTCATTGCCAATATTTGATAATATTTTTGTCATTTTTTCTAGAATAAAGGACAAACAACCAATCTATATTGGTGATCGTAAACAACTTCATTACAGATTACTTGATAAGGGAATGTCTGTAAAAAAAGCATGGCTTTACTTGGTAATGTACTCCCTTTTGGCTTCATTTATAACATTGCTAATAATAATTTTTAAATAA
- a CDS encoding GAF domain-containing protein produces the protein MTKTENYNLILQQAQSLLENEHDLIANMSNISALLFSSLPHVSYAGFYRYQNDELILGPFQGPVACMHIALGKGVCGTAAATRQTQIVPNVHNFSGHIACDAATNSEIVVPMIKNDQLIAVLDLDSNDFSTFDEVDAKFLEKIAELVMK, from the coding sequence ATGACAAAAACAGAAAATTACAACTTAATCTTGCAGCAAGCACAAAGCCTGCTAGAAAATGAACATGACTTAATTGCCAACATGAGTAACATTAGTGCCCTATTGTTTAGTAGTCTGCCCCATGTTAGTTATGCCGGCTTTTATCGCTATCAAAATGATGAATTAATATTGGGGCCATTCCAAGGTCCAGTTGCTTGCATGCACATTGCTCTGGGCAAGGGCGTTTGTGGCACAGCAGCTGCAACTCGGCAAACGCAAATTGTGCCTAATGTCCACAATTTTTCGGGGCATATTGCCTGCGACGCCGCGACTAATTCCGAAATTGTCGTCCCAATGATTAAAAATGACCAATTAATTGCCGTCTTAGATTTAGATAGCAATGATTTCTCAACTTTTGACGAAGTTGACGCGAAGTTTTTAGAAAAGATTGCGGAATTAGTAATGAAGTGA
- a CDS encoding DHA2 family efflux MFS transporter permease subunit, with translation MDAIVKVHRPWLVMSSMLIGAFVGMLSETSLNIALPQLMQAFSVGASQVQLLVTGYMLVIGIILPFSSILTKWFTTRQIVIFGLVAFIIGAIVSATAQSFAILLTGRMIQGLGTGLILPLMFTVAMLIFPPQKLGAAMGVCALVIMLAPAIGPTLTGIILGAFTWNFVFWLFVPFLVIALVLAIFALKNVGQITKPHVDLLSVIESVVGFSALVMGVSLASGLGWSSPIVLGLLVVGIVVLVLYARRQLNLTVPVLNLHVFNKRAFALGAISVMLDFAIILSAMYLLPQYLQRGLSLPVALTGMIMLPGGIINAVVSAFAGRLYDSFGAKKPAVAGFIIALIGIVMLIFSNDKSSLAYVVAAHIVLMIGCPLAMSPAQTHALNALQGPESADGSTILNTMQQIVGALATALSTSFLSLGQAAYQGSSHAAAFTNGVHYGLYFTLVLTIIGIIIAFNFGARTPSHDIEA, from the coding sequence ATGGACGCAATTGTTAAAGTCCACAGGCCATGGCTTGTAATGTCAAGCATGTTAATTGGGGCATTTGTGGGGATGTTATCTGAAACATCACTCAATATTGCTTTGCCACAATTAATGCAGGCATTCAGCGTTGGCGCGAGTCAAGTACAACTCTTAGTTACAGGATACATGCTAGTAATTGGGATTATTTTACCTTTTTCTAGTATTTTAACTAAATGGTTTACAACTAGACAGATTGTTATTTTCGGTCTAGTAGCTTTTATTATTGGTGCGATAGTTTCTGCAACAGCGCAGAGCTTTGCAATTTTACTAACAGGTAGAATGATTCAGGGACTCGGTACCGGTTTGATATTGCCACTAATGTTTACTGTGGCAATGTTAATTTTCCCACCGCAAAAGTTAGGTGCAGCCATGGGTGTGTGTGCATTAGTTATCATGCTGGCACCAGCCATCGGCCCAACTTTAACGGGAATTATTTTAGGTGCATTTACTTGGAACTTTGTTTTCTGGTTATTTGTTCCGTTCTTAGTAATTGCTTTAGTTTTAGCAATTTTTGCTTTGAAAAACGTGGGTCAAATTACCAAGCCCCACGTTGATCTTTTATCAGTAATTGAATCAGTTGTTGGCTTTTCTGCCTTAGTAATGGGTGTTAGCCTGGCAAGTGGTTTAGGCTGGAGCTCACCAATTGTTTTAGGATTATTGGTAGTTGGAATCGTTGTTTTGGTTTTGTATGCCAGAAGACAACTAAACTTAACAGTACCAGTTTTGAATTTACACGTATTTAATAAACGGGCCTTTGCCCTTGGTGCAATCAGCGTCATGCTTGATTTTGCCATTATCTTGTCAGCAATGTACCTCTTACCACAATACTTGCAACGAGGTCTATCACTGCCAGTTGCATTAACTGGAATGATCATGCTTCCAGGAGGCATTATCAACGCAGTTGTATCAGCATTTGCTGGACGGTTGTATGATTCGTTTGGTGCTAAGAAACCTGCAGTTGCTGGTTTCATCATTGCATTAATCGGAATCGTAATGTTGATTTTCTCAAATGACAAGTCATCACTAGCATACGTAGTTGCTGCCCACATTGTCCTGATGATTGGTTGTCCGTTAGCAATGTCACCTGCACAAACTCATGCTTTGAACGCATTGCAAGGACCAGAATCAGCTGATGGTAGTACCATTTTGAACACAATGCAACAGATTGTCGGTGCCTTGGCAACAGCGCTGTCAACTAGCTTCTTAAGTTTAGGACAAGCTGCTTATCAAGGTAGTAGTCATGCCGCTGCCTTTACTAATGGTGTACATTATGGTTTGTACTTTACATTAGTCTTGACAATTATCGGCATTATTATTGCCTTTAATTTTGGTGCCAGAACACCTAGTCATGATATTGAAGCCTAG